Part of the Pseudomonadota bacterium genome is shown below.
CGGTCACGATCCGCACCATGCTTGCTCCTCGCGTGCGCTTAGAGATGTTCACCACGGAGACACGGAGAATGGAGAGTTCACGCAGAGGGCGCTGAGGCCGACGCAGAGGCCGCAGAGGGAAGATTTCAGTGCCGCGCATAGCGCGGCTCAAGCGATTCTTACCTCCGCGACCTCGGCGCTCTTCTCAGCGAACTCCGCGGTTCAATCTTCCGCCGTGCCCTCCGTGTCTCCGTGGTGCGTTTTCTTTGCGTCCCGTCACTACACCCCTAGCGCGTAGCCATCGCGCCTGGGATCGGCACCACCGGTCATCGCCCCGGTCGCCTGATCGATGGCCACGCCATGCATGCCGCCCACCTTCATGGTGTAGTCCTCGAGCGTCTTGATGTCATGGCCGCGCTTGATGAGCTCGCTGCGGACCTTCTCGGGGACGCGCGCCTCGCACCAGGCCTCGCGACCATCCATGAGCCGGAGCCTAGGCGCATCGATCGCATCCTGCAGCGGCTGCTTGAAGTCGACATGCTGCACCAGGGCCTGCACCTGGGTCTGGCAGATGCCGTAGCTGCCGGGCGTGCCCAGCGCCAGCACCGGCTTGCCGTCGCGGGTCGAGACCGAGGGCGCCATCGGCAGAGCGAGCGCCCCGCCGCCTCGCATGTAGTTGGTGCCCTTGGGATTGAGCTCGCCCCAATAGAGGAAGTTGTTGAGGGCGACGCCGCTTCCGGGCAGGACGACGCCGCAGCCGAAGCCGGCGCCGAGGCTCTGGGTGATGCAGACGACATTGCCCTCGCGGTCGGCGACCGAGAACGAGGTCGTATGCTCGCGGTCGACGCCGGCCAGCGCCGGCTCGGCTTCCGGAAATTGCTCGGCCGGTCCCGCGATCGGCATGCCGTCGCGAACGCGTGCACGCAGCCGCTCGATGCTGCCATTGCCCATGAGCTCGGCCAGCTTGGCGACAGGGGGGTTGTTGTTGTTGATGCGCTCGATGCCGGCAAGCCGGATCGCGCGCATGACCGTGTCGATGTGCTCGACGCCGTTCTGCTCGAGCGTGCCCAGATCGAAGCCGTCCAAGATCTGCAGGGTCATCAAGAATTGAAACCCTTCCGAGGGCGGCGGCAGGGTGTGGACCTTGAGCCCGCGATACGGGGCGACGAGCGGCTCGAGCCACACGGGCTCGGCATTGGCGAAATCCGTGTCGGTCAAGACGCCGCCCAACTTCTGCACATGCCGGACGATCTCGCGGCCGAGCTTCCCGCCATGGAGATAGCTCGGGCCCTCGGCCGCGATCGCCTCGTAGGTGCGGGCGAGATCGGGCTGCTTCAGGATGTTGCCGGCGGGCATGCCGCCCTTGCCGTCGGTGTAGGTCTTGAGCCAATCGCCGTAGAAGGCCTTGTAGCTCTTCAGCTCGGCATCGGCTTGGGCGATATATCCGGCATTGTTCTCGGTCACCGGGAAGCCGTCCCGCGCCAGCTCGATCGCCGGCTGAAAGATCTCGGCCAGCGGCTTCGAGCCATGGGCGCGGACCAGCTCGCACCATCCGGCGAGATTGCCGGGTGTGGCGATCGCCATCGGCCCGCGCGCCACATCGGAGCGCTTCAGTCCCTTGGCGTTGAACTTCTCCGGCACGCGTGTGATGAAGTCCAGCGTGCGCACCCGCCGCTCCTTCGCCACATAGCAGGTCGCCATGCCCATGCCGGCCAGCCCCGACATATAGGGCTCGACCACGTTGAGGGCGGCAGCAACCGCGGCGATGGCATCGAAGGCATTGCCGCCGGAGCGCAACAGGCGCACCCCCGCCATCGAGGCGTGCGGATGCGCCGAGGCCACCATGCCTTTGATCGAGCTGATCGTGGGACGTTTACCCGCCATGCTGCTTCCTCGTCTTTCTCTTGGGAAATACCTCTCCAGGGCGCTTAGACTGGCACGCGGCCGGCGGGCGAGGCTAGGCTTTCCAAGGAGCAAGGGTGCGGGCGCGTGGCTATTCCACAGCCTGAAGCGCGTACCGCCGGCATTGGCGCCCGGCGCCCGGCCTCGCGCTTGCCAGAGGCCGCCGGGCCGGTCCAAAGTCCCGCCCTCTCCGCCATCCCTTCCCAACGAGCCCCCATGACCGAACCCTGCGATCTTGCTGCCGTCGAACTGCGCCGTCTCATCGGCACCAAGGCGCTCTCGCCGGTGGAGCTCTTGGAAAGCTGCCGCAAGCGCATCGATTCCGTGAACCCGACCGTGAACGCGATCACCGCCACCTGCTGGGGGCGCGCCGAAACCGAGGCGAAGCTGGCCGAGGCAACCGCGATGGCCGGGGAGGATCTGGGGCTCCTGCACGGATTGCCCCTCGGTGTGAAGGACCTGAACGAGACCGAGGGGCTCCGGACCACCTGGGGCTCGCCCATCTTCAAGGACCATATCCCGGCCAAGGACGAGCGGATGGTGGCGGCCTGCCGGGCGGAAGGTGCGATCGTCGTGGGCAAGACCAACGTCCCGGAATTCGGCGCCGGCGCCAACACCAACAACCCGGTCTATGGGCCGACCGGCAATCCCTTCGATCCCAAGCGCATCTGCGGCGGCTCGTCGGGCGGCTCGGCGGTGGCACTCGCGACCTCGATGCTGCCGATCTGCACCGGCTCGGACACCGGCGGCAGCCTGCGCATTCCAGCGGCGTTCTGCGGCGTCGTCGGCTTCCGCCCGTCGCCCGGCCTGGTCGCAACCGAGCGCCGGCCCTTGGGCTGGAGCCCGCTCTCGGTGCAGGGACCGATGGGTCGCAACGTCGCAGATACCTGTCTCTTGCTGGCGGCCCAGGTCTCTTCCGACAGCCGCGATCCCTTCGCCGGTCCGGTCGACCGCAACGACTTCCTCGGCCTCATGCCTTGCGACCTGGCGCAGCTCCGGGTGGCGGTGACCGAGGATTTCGGCTTCTGCCCGGTCGATGACCGCATTCGCTCGACCTTCCGCCAGCGCATCGATCGGATCCGCCCGGTGTTCAAGACCTGCGATCAGGCGACCCCGGATATGGGCCGCGCCGATGAATCCTTCGAGATCCTGCGCGCCGTGCAGTTCCTGGCCGGGCAGAAGGAGAACTACGAGAAGCGCCGCGACCAGCTCGGCCCCAACATCATCGACAATTACGAGGAGGGGCTGCGCTATTCCGCCGCCGACGTCTCCTGGGCGCATGCCGAGCAGACCCGCATCTATCGCCGGGTGCAGACCTTCTTCGAAGACTATGACCTCATCCTGTCGCCGACCGTGGCGGTGCCGCCCTTCCCCTGGACGCAGCGCTACGCCGACACCATCAACGGCAAGCCGACGCGCACCTATTTCCACTGGCTGGCGCTGACCTATGCCATGACCTTGACCGGCCATCCCGCCATCTCGGTTCCCTCGGGCCTCGAGCCGACCGGGACACCCTTCGGGCTGCAGGCGACCGGCCGCGCCCATGGCGATCGGGCGTTGTTGCGGGCCGCACTGGCCTTGGAGGCGCACTTCGCCGGCGATAGGGAGCTGGCCCGCCCGCTGCCGAACCTGAAGACGCTGGCGAAGAAACCGTGAAGCACATCGCCATCGCCCGCTTCGGGCATGAGGGCAATTCCTTCTCGCCGGTCGAGGCGACGCTGAAGGACTTCCAGGACGGCGAGTGGGCCGTCGGCGAGGAGGTGCCCCGCCACTATCGCGGCAGCAACACCGAGATCGGCGGCGCGGTGAAATTCCTCGACATCCAGCCCGGCTGGAAGCCGACCTGGCTGCGCTCGACCTTCGCCTCGCCGTCGGGCCCGCTGGCGAAGGGAGTCTATGAGACCATCCTGGATGAGATCCTGGACGGGCTCCGCGCCCGGCCTTGGGATGCGGTCTACCTCGCCCAGCATGGGGCGCTCAACGCCCATGGTCGGCCCCATGCGGATCTCGATCTCCTTCGTGCGGTCAGGAGCGTCATCGGCGAGACGCCGCTCGGGGTCACCTACGATCTGCACGCCAACGTGACCCAGGAGCAGGCCGACCTCATCGACATCTCCGTCGGCTACAAATGCCATCCGCACACCGATATGGCCGAGTGCGCGGAGAAGTGCCTGAAGCTGCTCCTGCGCAAGGTCGCAGGCGAGATCCGCCCGGTCGCGCGCGTGGCGAAGACCGGCACCATCCTGCCCAGCATCAATGCGCGGACCACCGACGGGCCGATGGCCTCGGTCGCCGCCTTCGCCCGCGCGATCGAGGCGAAGGAGGGGCTGCTCGATGTCACGCCCTATCACGGCTACGCCTATGGCGACAGCCAAGCGGCCGGCGCCTCGGTCCTGGTGTTCGCCGACGGCGACGCGGCGAAGGCCGAGAGCGCCGCCCGCGATGTGGCGGCCAAGATGAACGAGATCCGCGATGCCTTGTTCGTCAGCCTGCCCAGCGCCGAGGCGGGGATCGCCCGCGCCATCGCCGCCGCCAAATCGGGCAAGGGCCCGGTGGCGGTCATCGATGCGGCCGACCATCCCGGTGCGGGCGCCATCGGCGATACGCCGGAATTCTTCCGCGCGCTGTTGGCGGCAAGACCGTCGGTGCCTGCGGCCTTTGTGTTCTTCGCCGATCCGACGACCGTCGCCCGCGCGCATGAAGCCGGTGTCGGCGGCCGCCTTGAGGCCAAGCTCGGCGGCCGGCTCACGCCGCTCTTCGGACCGCCGGTGCCGGTCGTGGCGCGCGTCGTCACGCTGACGCAAGGCCGCTTCACCAATGTCGGCCCCGTGCAAAACGGACTCGAGACCAATTTCGGCCGCACCGCCGTGCTCGAGGTGGATGGCATCAGAGTGGTCGTCAGCGAGACCTGCCGCTCGGTGACCGACCCCGCCTTCTTCCGGCTGCACGATATCGATCTCGCCAAGCTCGGCGTGCTCGCGGTCAAGGCCAAGAACCAGTTCCGCGCCGCCTTCCGCCAGGTGTTTTGCGAGATGATCGACATCGACACGCCCGGCCCCGCCGCGCTCGATTTTGCGGCCATGCCCTGGCGCATCGCCGACCGCACGCTCTATCCCTTGAACCGACGGGCGGGCTAGGTGCCGGACCATGACCGAGCACGCGGACTTTCTCGTCATCGGCGCCGGCATCGCCGGCTCGTCGGCGGC
Proteins encoded:
- a CDS encoding amidase codes for the protein MTEPCDLAAVELRRLIGTKALSPVELLESCRKRIDSVNPTVNAITATCWGRAETEAKLAEATAMAGEDLGLLHGLPLGVKDLNETEGLRTTWGSPIFKDHIPAKDERMVAACRAEGAIVVGKTNVPEFGAGANTNNPVYGPTGNPFDPKRICGGSSGGSAVALATSMLPICTGSDTGGSLRIPAAFCGVVGFRPSPGLVATERRPLGWSPLSVQGPMGRNVADTCLLLAAQVSSDSRDPFAGPVDRNDFLGLMPCDLAQLRVAVTEDFGFCPVDDRIRSTFRQRIDRIRPVFKTCDQATPDMGRADESFEILRAVQFLAGQKENYEKRRDQLGPNIIDNYEEGLRYSAADVSWAHAEQTRIYRRVQTFFEDYDLILSPTVAVPPFPWTQRYADTINGKPTRTYFHWLALTYAMTLTGHPAISVPSGLEPTGTPFGLQATGRAHGDRALLRAALALEAHFAGDRELARPLPNLKTLAKKP
- a CDS encoding M81 family metallopeptidase, whose protein sequence is MKHIAIARFGHEGNSFSPVEATLKDFQDGEWAVGEEVPRHYRGSNTEIGGAVKFLDIQPGWKPTWLRSTFASPSGPLAKGVYETILDEILDGLRARPWDAVYLAQHGALNAHGRPHADLDLLRAVRSVIGETPLGVTYDLHANVTQEQADLIDISVGYKCHPHTDMAECAEKCLKLLLRKVAGEIRPVARVAKTGTILPSINARTTDGPMASVAAFARAIEAKEGLLDVTPYHGYAYGDSQAAGASVLVFADGDAAKAESAARDVAAKMNEIRDALFVSLPSAEAGIARAIAAAKSGKGPVAVIDAADHPGAGAIGDTPEFFRALLAARPSVPAAFVFFADPTTVARAHEAGVGGRLEAKLGGRLTPLFGPPVPVVARVVTLTQGRFTNVGPVQNGLETNFGRTAVLEVDGIRVVVSETCRSVTDPAFFRLHDIDLAKLGVLAVKAKNQFRAAFRQVFCEMIDIDTPGPAALDFAAMPWRIADRTLYPLNRRAG
- a CDS encoding gamma-glutamyltransferase, whose protein sequence is MAGKRPTISSIKGMVASAHPHASMAGVRLLRSGGNAFDAIAAVAAALNVVEPYMSGLAGMGMATCYVAKERRVRTLDFITRVPEKFNAKGLKRSDVARGPMAIATPGNLAGWCELVRAHGSKPLAEIFQPAIELARDGFPVTENNAGYIAQADAELKSYKAFYGDWLKTYTDGKGGMPAGNILKQPDLARTYEAIAAEGPSYLHGGKLGREIVRHVQKLGGVLTDTDFANAEPVWLEPLVAPYRGLKVHTLPPPSEGFQFLMTLQILDGFDLGTLEQNGVEHIDTVMRAIRLAGIERINNNNPPVAKLAELMGNGSIERLRARVRDGMPIAGPAEQFPEAEPALAGVDREHTTSFSVADREGNVVCITQSLGAGFGCGVVLPGSGVALNNFLYWGELNPKGTNYMRGGGALALPMAPSVSTRDGKPVLALGTPGSYGICQTQVQALVQHVDFKQPLQDAIDAPRLRLMDGREAWCEARVPEKVRSELIKRGHDIKTLEDYTMKVGGMHGVAIDQATGAMTGGADPRRDGYALGV